In a genomic window of Halobiforma lacisalsi AJ5:
- a CDS encoding ADP-dependent glucokinase/phosphofructokinase gives MQDAHARLEADVAALEDLPVFVAYNANVDAIVRVDEELESFLERPPDPGSELPSGPLESKRELAAAIAHTMAAGRGDEIAMTDEFATVLESELEPDSQQMGGQAGIMTNLLTALNTAPITYTYLLSERQLSMFEHPDEVRYPAVEDGQVRYVPLLEAVDTDRTKINWVFEFRKGDEFFGATATEDTRFIAASRPPEFDLTAGDLDEAIGQVGADVDGALLAGYHNLTPDHVEDGYEETHRHAREVLRRLRSGSDVDVHVEYAVTHDDDLRHSMYELILPEANVVGADTHELAMLHEDAGLDVVTDPPSEATPFEPAEILDHYRMLEAAREDLDVDCLQLHAMEYHLAVMESYHSPEALRRGLEFAAVNAATKAALGHISEPGDLETGLAYEPSEMGRKAIELLADQLGETAEEGVLETSTVAACPNRVVDEPAGTVGIGDIVSSSSFVLELAVASDR, from the coding sequence TTCCTCGAGCGACCCCCGGATCCCGGATCCGAACTGCCGTCGGGCCCCCTCGAGTCGAAACGCGAACTCGCGGCGGCGATCGCACACACGATGGCTGCCGGCCGGGGGGACGAGATCGCGATGACCGACGAGTTCGCGACCGTGCTCGAGTCGGAGCTAGAACCCGACAGCCAGCAGATGGGTGGCCAGGCGGGGATCATGACCAACCTGCTTACCGCTCTGAACACCGCGCCGATCACGTACACGTACCTGCTCTCCGAGCGCCAACTCTCGATGTTCGAACACCCCGATGAGGTGCGGTACCCGGCCGTCGAAGACGGTCAGGTGCGCTACGTCCCCCTGCTCGAGGCCGTCGACACGGATCGGACGAAGATCAACTGGGTGTTCGAGTTCAGGAAGGGAGACGAGTTCTTCGGCGCGACTGCGACGGAGGACACCCGGTTCATCGCCGCCTCGAGGCCGCCGGAGTTCGACCTGACTGCCGGCGACCTCGACGAGGCGATCGGCCAGGTCGGCGCGGACGTCGACGGCGCCCTCCTCGCGGGGTATCACAACCTCACGCCCGACCACGTCGAGGACGGGTACGAAGAGACCCACCGCCACGCACGCGAGGTCCTCCGCCGACTCCGCTCGGGGAGCGACGTCGACGTCCACGTCGAGTACGCCGTCACCCACGACGACGACCTCAGGCACAGCATGTACGAGTTGATCCTGCCGGAGGCGAACGTCGTCGGCGCGGACACACACGAGTTGGCGATGCTCCACGAGGACGCAGGGCTGGACGTGGTGACGGATCCGCCGTCGGAGGCGACGCCGTTCGAACCGGCGGAGATCCTCGATCACTACCGGATGCTCGAGGCGGCACGCGAGGACCTCGACGTCGACTGTCTCCAGTTGCACGCGATGGAGTATCACCTCGCCGTGATGGAGTCGTACCACTCGCCGGAGGCGCTTCGGCGAGGGCTCGAGTTCGCCGCCGTCAACGCCGCGACGAAGGCGGCGCTGGGGCACATCTCGGAACCCGGGGACCTCGAGACGGGGCTGGCGTACGAGCCTTCGGAGATGGGACGGAAAGCGATCGAACTGCTGGCGGATCAGCTGGGCGAGACGGCCGAGGAAGGCGTCCTCGAGACTTCGACGGTGGCTGCCTGTCCGAATCGCGTCGTCGACGAGCCGGCGGGGACGGTCGGCATCGGCGACATCGTCTCGTCCTCGAGTTTCGTTCTGGAACTCGCCGTGGCCAGCGATCGGTAG
- a CDS encoding universal stress protein, whose protein sequence is MSRLIDSILIPTDGSDGALAGATRGIALASRTEADVHVLSVVESRTPAVDAEEFESAPFTEEAEEAVEEIARLAGEYDEDLEVTTRVREGTPFQSIREYANRRDIDVIAMGTKGRTGLDRVLLGSVAENVLRTARTPVLAVPSKAVELDAVDVAFDRFLLPTDGSDGAAIATEWGIALASRLESSVHTLYSIDTDSFADVEEFDDLLEALEDRGEEAIDAVREYGEDAGVSVSGAIAKGSPVAEIPGYATENDVDLIVMGTHGRTGIGQWFLGSVTENVVRQAEVPVFCVPVSADSP, encoded by the coding sequence ATGAGCCGGCTCATCGATTCGATACTGATACCGACCGACGGCAGCGACGGGGCACTCGCAGGGGCCACACGCGGGATCGCCCTCGCGTCCCGGACCGAAGCGGACGTTCACGTTCTGTCGGTCGTCGAGTCCCGAACCCCCGCGGTGGACGCCGAGGAGTTCGAGTCCGCGCCGTTTACGGAGGAAGCCGAGGAGGCGGTCGAGGAGATCGCACGGCTCGCCGGGGAGTACGACGAGGACCTCGAGGTCACGACCCGGGTCAGGGAGGGGACGCCGTTCCAGTCGATCAGGGAGTACGCCAACCGGCGCGACATCGACGTCATTGCGATGGGAACGAAAGGCCGAACGGGGCTCGACAGGGTGCTCCTCGGGAGCGTGGCCGAGAACGTCCTCCGAACGGCACGAACGCCGGTCCTCGCCGTCCCGTCGAAGGCCGTCGAACTCGATGCGGTCGACGTCGCGTTCGACCGATTCCTCCTGCCGACGGACGGCAGCGACGGGGCGGCGATCGCGACCGAGTGGGGGATCGCACTCGCGAGTCGCCTCGAGTCGTCCGTGCACACGCTCTATTCGATCGATACGGATTCCTTCGCCGATGTCGAGGAGTTCGACGACCTGCTCGAGGCCCTCGAGGATCGGGGCGAGGAGGCGATCGATGCGGTCCGGGAGTACGGCGAGGACGCCGGCGTGAGTGTCTCGGGAGCGATCGCGAAAGGCTCCCCGGTAGCCGAGATCCCGGGATATGCGACCGAGAACGACGTCGACCTGATCGTCATGGGCACGCACGGCCGGACTGGGATCGGCCAGTGGTTCCTCGGAAGCGTCACCGAAAACGTGGTTCGGCAGGCCGAGGTACCGGTCTTCTGCGTCCCGGTGAGCGCCGACTCGCCGTGA
- a CDS encoding glycosyltransferase: MHAPSLPDRSLDAYAAVTERDRLERLRSLAGTLSDASVLHVNSTATGGGVAELLRSIVPVCNDLGIDTDWLVMDADDDFFEVTKAIHNGLQGSAEPLTAEMEAIYRAVTDRNAAEVEKRYDLVVAHDPQPLGMLERLAERLPNAPIVWRCHVDLTDPVDEYLAFVSAYADRIDHAVFSRAAYAAIDAPETSVVYPSIDPVTEKNRALDAAELATERDRLDPLSFDAPVVTQVSRFDPWKDQFGTLEAYRRARETVPGLQLVLAGGMAGDDPEGLELYEQVASEAVDDPDVHVLTDLPDTTVNALQRLSDVVVQKSLREGFGLVVSEALWKRTPVVGSTVGGIPLQVEDGRNGYLVEPDDAAAAGDRIVTLFEDDERRTEFGANAREHVRERFLLPRQLEDLLGVFVEALEPDS; encoded by the coding sequence ATGCACGCCCCTTCGCTACCGGACCGATCGCTCGACGCGTACGCCGCCGTGACGGAGCGCGACCGCCTCGAGCGACTCCGTTCGCTCGCCGGGACGCTCTCGGACGCGAGCGTCCTCCACGTCAACTCGACTGCGACCGGCGGCGGGGTGGCGGAACTGCTCCGTTCGATCGTGCCGGTCTGCAACGACCTCGGCATCGACACCGACTGGCTCGTCATGGACGCCGATGACGACTTCTTCGAGGTCACGAAGGCGATCCACAACGGCCTCCAGGGGAGCGCCGAGCCGCTGACGGCGGAGATGGAAGCGATCTACCGGGCGGTGACCGACCGGAACGCGGCCGAGGTCGAAAAGCGGTACGACCTCGTCGTCGCTCACGATCCACAGCCACTCGGCATGCTCGAGAGACTCGCGGAGCGGCTGCCGAACGCGCCGATCGTCTGGCGGTGTCACGTCGATCTCACCGACCCGGTCGACGAGTACCTCGCGTTCGTGTCGGCGTACGCGGACCGGATCGATCACGCCGTTTTCAGCCGTGCCGCGTACGCGGCAATCGACGCCCCGGAGACGAGCGTCGTCTATCCCTCGATCGATCCGGTAACCGAGAAGAACCGGGCGCTCGACGCGGCGGAGCTCGCGACCGAACGGGACCGCCTGGACCCGCTCTCGTTCGACGCGCCGGTCGTGACCCAGGTCTCCCGCTTCGACCCGTGGAAGGATCAGTTCGGCACGCTCGAGGCGTATCGCAGGGCCCGGGAAACCGTCCCAGGACTCCAGCTGGTGCTTGCCGGCGGCATGGCCGGCGACGATCCGGAAGGGCTCGAACTGTACGAGCAGGTCGCCAGCGAGGCGGTCGACGATCCGGACGTCCACGTCCTGACCGATCTCCCGGATACGACGGTGAACGCCCTCCAGCGACTGTCGGACGTCGTCGTCCAGAAATCCTTGCGCGAGGGGTTCGGACTCGTCGTCTCGGAAGCGCTCTGGAAGCGTACTCCGGTCGTCGGATCGACGGTCGGCGGCATCCCGCTACAGGTCGAAGACGGCCGGAACGGCTACCTCGTCGAGCCGGACGACGCTGCCGCCGCCGGCGACCGGATCGTCACGCTGTTCGAGGACGACGAGCGCCGGACCGAATTCGGCGCGAACGCCCGGGAACACGTCCGCGAACGATTCTTACTCCCGCGGCAACTCGAGGATCTCCTCGGGGTTTTCGTCGAGGCGCTGGAACCGGACTCCTGA